The following nucleotide sequence is from Rhodothermales bacterium.
ACGAACACACCGTCCGCCCGATGCACATCCAATTTGTCGAACCCTCCCGCCGGCGCGCCGATCTCATTATTCCCCGCGGTGGACATAATCGAGTCGCTATCGACCTGGTGATCGCACGCATCCGCGCCCTGCTCGCGTAACATGCCGGCTGTCCCGCCGTATCGCCGTTCGTATCCTTTTGCCGCACCCACACTCGCATGATAGGAGCGTTACGATTGGCCCATCAGCGTCTCATCGGCCCCGTACAACGGTCGATGTACCGCCTGTTACTCGCCACTACCCGTCCCAACCCGTGGGACCGCTTCACCTTCGATGTGCCTCTCCACGCGTACGGGGCGGGCTCGCTCCATCCCTTTTCCTGGTATTTCTCGGGGCAACTGGAGACCACGGCACACACGGTCAACGACGTGTCCGATTGGTTACAGGGCTGTACGTATCGACGGGACGACGAGCAGTTTAATTCGACGGATCACTGGCAACACCCCACTCATTTCGAGCGCCGGCGGGAGGGTGATTGTGAAGATTTCTCGTTATGGACCTGGCGCAAACTCGTTGAAATGGGCTGCGACGCCGAGTTTGTCGCCGGTTGGATGCGCGTGGGATCGGTAACAGTCGGGCATACCTGGGTACACTACCGCGATGCCGGTCAGACATTTATATTCGATCCCGTCGTTCGCGATCCGCGCGAAGTCGTTCGTCCGGTCGAGGCCGTGGCGCCGGCCTATATCCCGCAAGTTTCCGTGGATCAGGCCTTTCAAGGCTACGTCTACGGAGGCTACCTGACGGCGCTCCACACACGCTGGAAAAACCGGGCCTATCCTTTAATCGCGCGGGTCGAGACGTCTCCGGCGTGAAATAGCACTTCTCCTTCGGTGGTGCGTAACCGTAATGCCCCCAAAGGAGAAACGCCCACGAGCACACCCTGGCGCGTACCCATCCCGCCGGGGAAACGAATTTCTACGCGTTCACCCCGCTGATGCATGCGGGCCTCGTATGACGCCAGAAGCCGGTTCGTCGCCGCCTCGTCGCCGAGAGATGCGTACATCGTTTCAAACACGTACAACACTTCCGCCAACAGGGCATCGCGTGCGATAAATCGGCCCGTTTCGAGCAGCAGCGAGGTGGCGGTGTCGGCAAGTTCTGGGGAAAACTGCTCCTGGTTTACGTTGATGCCGAGTCCCAATACAATGAAGTCGGGTGGATGTGCGGATCCGCCGCTCTGGCTTGATTCGAGGAGAATCCCCCCGGTTTTTTTCCCCGCGATGTAGAGATCGTTCGGCCACTTGAGGGCCACTGAGAGGGGTGTGGTCAGGGCGTCGATGGCCTGCGCCGCAGCGAGGCCGGCCAGCAAGGGCAACACGCTGATCCGGTCGAGTGGCAATGCAGGCCGCAAGACAAGCGAAAAAAGCAGATTTTTCCCCGGGTCGGCTTGCCAGACGCGACGATGTCGGCCTCGACCGGCCGTCTGGTGAT
It contains:
- a CDS encoding biotin--[acetyl-CoA-carboxylase] ligase — translated: MLHFEYATPLPDAWRALTRCRGMGCPLRVYETVDSTNEAAAQWARAGAPAGALVVADHQTAGRGRHRRVWQADPGKNLLFSLVLRPALPLDRISVLPLLAGLAAAQAIDALTTPLSVALKWPNDLYIAGKKTGGILLESSQSGGSAHPPDFIVLGLGINVNQEQFSPELADTATSLLLETGRFIARDALLAEVLYVFETMYASLGDEAATNRLLASYEARMHQRGERVEIRFPGGMGTRQGVLVGVSPLGALRLRTTEGEVLFHAGDVSTRAIKG